The Desulfovibrio sp. JC022 nucleotide sequence TTTACCCGGCCATCATGTTCATTGCCATGGTGGGGGCGATCATCACCATGATGCTGCTCGTGGTTCCAAGATTTGCCCAGATGTTTTCCAGTATGGGCCAGAAGCTTCCCGTTGCCACCCGTGTGCTCATCGGTATTTCGGACACTTTGCAGCAGACATGGTGGTTGTTTCCTTTGTTTCTGGTGGTCGTCATCCCTGCATGGAAAAAGATAGGTTCCACCCCCGCAGGGCGTATGCGTATTGATACCGCCAAACTCAAGCTCCCAGCCCTCGGTCCCATTGTCATACAGGTCAGCATGGCCCGCTGGTGCCGTACTTTGGGAACCCTGATCGGTTCCGGTGTTCCATTTCTGTCCGCGCTTCAGTCCAGTGCCGGAGTAACCGGAAATGTGGCTGTCTCAAAAGTTGTGGAAAAGGCGACCGCCGAGGTCCGCGAGGGCAGCAAGCTGGCGACTCCGCTTAAGGAGAGCGGCGTCATCCCGGCATATGTCACAGAAATGATCTCCATGGGCGAGGAGTCCGGTTCCCTAGACACTATGCTCGGAAAAATTGCTGAACATTACGAACGTGAGGTGGATCAGCTGGTCAAGAATCTCACCTCACTTCTGGAGCCGGTTATGATTCTGGTGATGGGCGCGGTGGTCGGTTTCATTGTTATGGCAATACTGCTGCCGGTATTTCAGATGCAGCTTATGGCGGGGTGATATTTGCAGAATACAAAAGTGAAATTTCCTATGGCCGTATGAAATTTTTTTATTAAATCGCTGGAGAGGAGTCTATGTTGAAGCGAATTATGTTGATTTTGTCGGTTGCTGTCATGTTTTCCGGTTGCGTTAATAAACAGATGCTAAAGGAGCAGATTGCCGAGGCCATTCGCGAAAATCCCCAGATTGTACTTGATGCCTTGCGTGAGAAAAAAATGGATATGCTGGTAATTCTTGAGCAGGGCATAAGTGAGCGGGAGAAACTTAAGCGTGCAGCCCGGCTTGAAGCGGAGATACAAAATTCATTCAAACCTCGGATTTGGGCCGGTAGACCGATGCTTGGCAATGTTGATGCCCCGGTAACCATCGTAGAATATTCTGATTTTCTATGCCCTTATTGCAGTAAGGCGGCAAGTGTGGTCAGCAAGCTGGCTATAGAACAACCTGAAAAGTACAGGCTTGTTTTCAAACACCTGCCTATGAATGAAAAATCCCGTAAGTTGGCTCTTTTTTTTGAGGCCATAGCCCTGTTTGATAAGGAGAAGGCTTATAAATTTCATGATCTCGTTTTTGGACATCAGAAAGAACTATATGAAGATAATTCCGGTGCTGTTCTAGCTAAGATTATTGATGAAGCCGGCGTTGATCATGACCTGCTCCAGAAAAGTATCAATTCAATGCAGGTGCAGGAGTATCTGCTGGCTGATGAAAAAGAGGCCAGAGCGTTCAAGATAAATGCTACCCCTACATTCCTTATTAATGGGGTTGTCGTGCGTGGCTACCTTCCGGCGGAGAGATTCGAAAAGAAGGTTGATCTTATTCTGGAAAAAACGACCAAAAGGACAACAGCTGAAGCTCAAGAGGGTGAAGCCTGCGAAGATTGTCTGAATCAAATGTAAATGGTGTTACAAAATCCCCCCAGCCGAACTAGTTCGGCTGGGGGGATTTATTTTGATTGAGAGCACATCTATCAGGCTGTAACTTTGCGCATGGATTCCGCACATTTTTTCTTGCGGGTTAGAACAACAAACAAGGCCGGGATGAGTATCACTGCCCCCACTGTGGCTGTGATTTCGCCGAATATAATGGCCTGGCAGATGGGTGCCCAGCCGGGATCGGACAGGGCCAGCGGGGTCAGTCCGGCAAAGTTTGTGATGGTGGTACTGGTGATGGGGCGCAGTCTGTCTGCGGCACCTCTTCTGGCGGCTTCAAAAAGCGGGACTCCCTCCTTGATGTAGTTGCGGATGGTTTCCACAACAATGATGGCGTCGTTGACCACGATACCCACCAGAGCCACAATGCCGATGGCTGCGGAAAAGGAGAAGGGAAGGCCGAAGAGCATGAACCCGAAAAAGACTCCCACTTGCGAGAACAGAACCGTACTTAGAATGATGAGCGGATAGAGCAGTGAATCAAAGAGCAGGGCAAGGATAGCAAAAACAAGGATGATTGCTCCGCAGAGGGCTTTGAACATATTGGCGTAGGTTGTGTCAGCTTCCTCTTCTCCGATAACGGTATAAGAATATCCCTGTGGCCAGTTCTGTTGCATCCTTTTGAGGACCGGGGTCATAATTTGGATAACTTCCGGCAAGAATATGTCCTTGTTTTTGGCTAATACGGTGACCGCCCGTACTCCGTCCGCATGGAGGATAAGTGGCGTAGTCGTCGTCATACGCGGATTGGTTACGCTTTCAAGGGGTATGGAATCCCCCTCGCCGTCAATTATGCTAAGACCTTCAAGCTCATGCCAGCTTTTGGGACCTGCCATTTTTCCGTTCTGGCTGGGCCACCATGTGCCTATGCGGACTTCAAGATCATCTTGAGTTCCGGGCCGCTGATAGTCTGCGACCTTCTCATTTTCCATATAAACCATCATTTGAGCTGCGAGTTCATCGGCAGTTAATTCGTGATGGGCCAGAGCCTCCCGCATGGGCGTATAGCGCAGTTCGGTACGGGCCGGGCCTAAATTGTCGCGCACATCGTAGACTCCTGAAATGGAGTTGAGTTCATCTTTGATGTTTTGGGATATATCCCGCAAAGTTACGAAATCTGTGCCGACAACTTGAATTTGAATTGGATCTCCGTTTTCCGGTCCGCCACGCTGGGCATTTATATAAACTTTTGCTCCGGGCTGGTCCTTGAGTGCTTCCTCAAACTCTTGCTTAAGTTCGGATACGTATTCGAAGGCAATGCGCTCCCTGTCTTTACCGGGGATCAGGTAGCAGGCGAAGCCCATTATGTATGGAGTGTCTTCCCCCCGCATATGGTCGAAATCTGATGATTTGGAGTAGGCATCCTTGCCTCCCACCACGCGCATGATATTTTGGATGTATGTTTTTTTTTGCAGGATCGGGCTGAGTTTTTCAGCCACCTTGGAGGTTTCTTCAATGGGAGTGTCTCGGGCCAGTTCCACGCTTACACCGATGGTGCGCCCGTCTTCGTTGTTATAAAGGGTACTGCGCATCCCGGCAGTTGCCACGATGCTCAGGCAGAACAGTCCCAAGGCTCCGCCGATCCAGAGAGCAGCCCGCTTTCTGCTAGGAATGACATTGCGGCCCAGCCATCCGGAGAGCTTTGTTTCAAGATTATGTGATAGTTTGTCTATGAATCCCGGTTCATGGTTACCGCTTTTACCGAGAAAGGGGCGTAAAAGCGGTGGCCCGATAATGATGGAAACAATGAATGAGACAATGAGGCACACAGCCGCTGTTACCGGGATTATACGCATGAATTTTCCGTCAATTCCGGGAATCATGGCTAATGGGGTAAAAACTAAAATTGTGGTGACTGACCCGGAAAGCGAAGGAACTGCATAGGTGGATATGGTGTATTTTACTGCTGCGGTGAAGTTCAT carries:
- a CDS encoding type II secretion system F family protein yields the protein MATFTYTALKDGKQLSGEMEAADVTAVQRELSGQGARVLRVERKDGGPEEEQKGSVKSQSLFGKRISYKQVTSFTRQFATLLGSSLPLVRALSFLQDQNAGTVLGEVIGTINSRVREGMPLSRALSEYPKHFDTLYVSLVAAGETGGMLDKAMDRLAFMREAQEDLRSKVSGAMIYPAIMFIAMVGAIITMMLLVVPRFAQMFSSMGQKLPVATRVLIGISDTLQQTWWLFPLFLVVVIPAWKKIGSTPAGRMRIDTAKLKLPALGPIVIQVSMARWCRTLGTLIGSGVPFLSALQSSAGVTGNVAVSKVVEKATAEVREGSKLATPLKESGVIPAYVTEMISMGEESGSLDTMLGKIAEHYEREVDQLVKNLTSLLEPVMILVMGAVVGFIVMAILLPVFQMQLMAG
- a CDS encoding thioredoxin domain-containing protein, which gives rise to MLKRIMLILSVAVMFSGCVNKQMLKEQIAEAIRENPQIVLDALREKKMDMLVILEQGISEREKLKRAARLEAEIQNSFKPRIWAGRPMLGNVDAPVTIVEYSDFLCPYCSKAASVVSKLAIEQPEKYRLVFKHLPMNEKSRKLALFFEAIALFDKEKAYKFHDLVFGHQKELYEDNSGAVLAKIIDEAGVDHDLLQKSINSMQVQEYLLADEKEARAFKINATPTFLINGVVVRGYLPAERFEKKVDLILEKTTKRTTAEAQEGEACEDCLNQM
- a CDS encoding efflux RND transporter permease subunit, yielding MNNAKHNPIFSFFFLRKVPAIIWGLILIGFGLVAYHSMNKEGLPDLEVPTFYVTTDWEGANSAMVEKSVTQKIEKELRGLKGVKRVRSTSIYSTSLIIVTFEADCSIRESQQLLRQRINTARNELPKSAKEPKIEFSTVNDIPITTIALSGNVSLSVLEDLGVSLRRRLRQIPGIRKIGKIGIRKEVIHIQLHPAKLKKYGIPASLVRNKVARNGMDAPWGKFENKDLKFSLRMDGAYNDLEDLKTLFIGKRFGGGVVRLDDIATVRKSHMRGAKQASLSWESGEFEPVVGLSVLKSPGYDTIDLVTLVKKELSKAESENIWPEGVHWRLTGNQAEMIETELERGFTNGWQAMLAVFCVLLVLLTWREATVAALSVPLTLLGTVAILWAMGYTFNLLVIIGMIIALGLLVDDFILIMEGMHDALFLKKMNFTAAVKYTISTYAVPSLSGSVTTILVFTPLAMIPGIDGKFMRIIPVTAAVCLIVSFIVSIIIGPPLLRPFLGKSGNHEPGFIDKLSHNLETKLSGWLGRNVIPSRKRAALWIGGALGLFCLSIVATAGMRSTLYNNEDGRTIGVSVELARDTPIEETSKVAEKLSPILQKKTYIQNIMRVVGGKDAYSKSSDFDHMRGEDTPYIMGFACYLIPGKDRERIAFEYVSELKQEFEEALKDQPGAKVYINAQRGGPENGDPIQIQVVGTDFVTLRDISQNIKDELNSISGVYDVRDNLGPARTELRYTPMREALAHHELTADELAAQMMVYMENEKVADYQRPGTQDDLEVRIGTWWPSQNGKMAGPKSWHELEGLSIIDGEGDSIPLESVTNPRMTTTTPLILHADGVRAVTVLAKNKDIFLPEVIQIMTPVLKRMQQNWPQGYSYTVIGEEEADTTYANMFKALCGAIILVFAILALLFDSLLYPLIILSTVLFSQVGVFFGFMLFGLPFSFSAAIGIVALVGIVVNDAIIVVETIRNYIKEGVPLFEAARRGAADRLRPITSTTITNFAGLTPLALSDPGWAPICQAIIFGEITATVGAVILIPALFVVLTRKKKCAESMRKVTA